CTGCTGGCAACCAAGGGCCGCGAGGATCGCGATGTCATCCGCCGCGCCTGGGAGCAGGAGACGCCCGAGGATCAGGAGGCGGTTGCCGCCGAACCGGAACCGGACGCCGCAAATGAGCAGGAGTTGGTGACGCTCGGCACCGCAAACGGCGTCGGGTCGGTGGTCCGACTACCGAAAAGGCTTACGGGCGATGGCGAACTCGAGTCGGACGTCGCAGCCGACGATGCTGTCGCCGAAGACAGCGAGGACACCGAAGTCGCCGCGGACACCGAAGTCACCGAGGACACCGAAGTCGCCGCGGACACCGAAGTCGCCGAGGACAGCGAAGCCGACGAAGACGGCGAAGTCGAGGCGGACGTCGAAGCTGACGAGGACGCTGAGCCGGCATCGGAGCCCGACGAGCTGTCCGACACCGAGGCCGAGGACGAGGCCGGCGAGGTCGACGACACCGACGATGAGGCCGAGCACGAGGCCGGCGAGGTCGACGACACCGACGATGAGGCCGAGCACGAGGCCGGCGAGGCCGACGAGCCCGATGGTGAGCCCGAGCACGACACCGGCGAGGCCGACGAGCCCGATGGTGAGCCCGAGGACGATACCGCCGAGGCCGACAGCGAACCCGAAGCCGACGACGAAGACGCTGAAGCCGAGCCCGTCGTCGACGCAGTCGATGAATCGGACGAGGACTCCGAAGCCGAGTCGGACACCGACACCGAAGCGGACACCGACACCGAAGCGGACCCCGCTGACGACGCTGACCAGGCCTGATAGCGGTCCCACCGCCCGTGTCGGCATTTCTGGCATGCTCGCAGACATGACCGATCCGTCCTGGCCGCCGGCCGGGCCACCGGGCGGTTGGCAGCCCTACCAGCCGCCGCCGGGCTATCCGCCCCCGTATCCGGGCTACCCGGACATGTGGGCGCCCTACGGCCGCCATCCGGTGACCGGGCAGCCGTACTCGGACAAGTCGAAAGTCACCGCAGCGCTGCTACAGCTGCTCGGGTTGTTCGGGTTCCTCGGGTTCGGTCGCATGTACCTGGGCCAGATCGGACTGGGAATCTTCCAGTTGTTGATCGGTGTGCTTGCCACCGTCACGACGTATGGGATCGGCATCGGCGTGCCGATCATCTGGGGGATCATCGAGGCGATCCTCATCTTCAGCGGGCGGGTGCACGACAAGCAGGGCCGAGCGCTGCGCGACGGCACGCGTTAACCCGTTGGCGCCAACCGTTCCTGAGGGAGACGGCTCAGCCGGCCCGACTATGCTGGCGTCGTGAATAGACGCGGCAAGATCGTCTGTACTCTCGGACCGGCGACCCACTCCGCGGAGATGGTCCGGGCGTTGGTCGACGCCGGCATGGATGTGGCCCGGCTGAACTTCAGCCACGGCGACCACGAAGACCACCAAGCTTCCTACGAGTGGGTGCGCATCGCCTCGGACGCGACCGGGCGGGCGGTCGGTGTGCTCGCCGATCTACAGGGGCCCAAGATCCGGCTGGGGCGTTTCGCCGACGGGCCCACCTACTGGGCGACCGGTGAGACGGTGCGCATCACCGTCGCCGACTGCCCCGGCGACCATGACCGTGTTTCCACCACCTACAAGCAGCTGGCCGCCGACGCCGCACCGGGCGACCGGGTTCTGGTCGACGACGGCAAGGTCGGCCTCGTCGTAGAACACATCGACGGCGACGACGTGGTGTGCACGGTCACCGAGGGCGGCCCGGTCAGCAACCACAAAGGTATGTCCCTGCCGGGCATGAAGGTCTCGGCGCCCGCGCTGTCGGAAAAGGACATCGAGGACCTGGAATTCGCGCTGAACCTCGGCGTCGACATGGTGGCGCTGTCGTTCGTGCGCTCGCCTTCGGATGTCGAGTTGGTGCATGAAGTGATGGACCGGGTCGGGCGCCGGGTCCCGGTGATCGCCAAGCTCGAGAAGCCCGAAGCGATCGACGACCTCGAGGCCGTGGTGTTGGCGTTCGACGCGGTGATGGTGGCCCGCGGCGACCTGGGGGTGGAGCTTGCCCTCGAAGAGGTGCCGTTGGTGCAGAAGCGCGCCATCCAGATGGCCCGGGAGAACGCCCGGCCGGTGATCGTCGCGACCCAGATGCTGGAGTCGATGATCGAGAACTTCCGACCGACCCGTGCCGAGGCGTCCGATGTGGCCAACGCGGTGCTCGACGGCGCCGACGCGGTGATGCTCTCCGGTGAGACCGCAGTGGGCAAGTACGCTCTGGAGGCGGTGCGGACGATGAGCAGGATCGTGTGCGCCGTGGAGGAGAATTCCACTGCGGCACCGCCGTTGACACATGTACCGCGCACCAAGCGCGGGGTGATCTCCTATGCGGCCCGTGAGATCGGCGAACGGCTCGACGCCAAGGCACTGGTGGCCTTCACCCAGTCGGGTGACACCGTGCGGCGGCTGGCCCGGTTGCACACTCCGCTGCCGTTGCTGGCCTTCACCGCGCTGCCCGAGGTCCGCAGCCAGCTTGCGATGACCTGGGGCACTGAGACTTTCATCGTCCCGCAGATGCAGTCGACCGACGGGATGATCCGGCAGGTCGACAAGGCACTGCTGAATCTGGGCCGCTACCAGCGAGGTGATCTGGTGATCGTCGTCGCCGGCGCCCCACCGGGCACCGTGGGCTCGACCAACCTGATCCACGTGCACCGGATCGGCGAGGACGACGTCTAGTGCCGGCCGAGCCGAACACGGACTTCGACGAGCTGTTGGCCGTACTGGACCTCAAGGCGAGTGACGACGACGTGTTCGTCGGTTCGCACCCCAGCAAGACTCCGTTGCGCACCTTCGGTGGACAACTGATGGCGCAGTCATTCGTCGCCGCGAGCCGCACCGTCGCCGAGCACCTGCCGCCCGGCGCGCTGTCGGTCCACTTCATCAACGGCGGAGATCCGGCCCGCGACATCGAATTCCGGGTGCACCGGCTGCGGGATGAACGCCGGTTCGCCAACCGCCGGGTCGACGCGCTGCAGGGTGACACCCTGGTCGCCACCGCGATGGTCTCCTACCTCTCGGGTGGCCGCGGGCTCGAGCACGGCGTGGAAGCACCCGCGGTCGCCGATCCCGAGACACTGCCCAGGGTCCGCGAGGTGCTCAAGGGTTACGAGGAGGTGGTGCCCAGTTTCGTCAACGCACCGCACCCGATCGAATGGCGTTACGACAACGATCCCGCCTGGGTGATGCGCGACAAGGGGGAGCGGCTCGCGCACAACCGGGTCTGGATGAAGGCCGACGGGGTGTTGCCCGAGGACTCGGTGCTGCACACCGCACTGATGGTGTACTCGTCAGACACCACGGTGCTGGATTCGATCATCACCACCCATGGCCTGTCGTGGGGCTTCGACCGGATCTTCGCGGCGAGCGCCAACCACACCCTGTGGTTTCACCGGCCGGTGCGTTTCGACGACTGGGTGCTGTACTCGACGTCGTCACCGGTGGCCGCGGATTCACGCGGGTTGGGCACCGGGCACTTCTTCGACCGATCCGGTCAGCTGCTCGCCACCGTCACCCAGGAGGGCGTCCTGAAGTACTTCCCGAGCGCCAACCGCTAGGCCGATGGCAGGGGCCTGCGTCGCCCGGCTTCGCCGCGCCGGCAATCCCCGCTAAGCGGGCATCAGCGCCGAGTCCGACGATTCCTGTACCAAGGGTGCCTCGGCGGTGCCGAACTTGTTCTCGAAGTGCTCCCGGAAGCGGTCGGTGCACTGTTGCTGCGCGGCAGCGTCCGAGCCCGCCTTCGTCATGCAGTCCACGTAGTCGCCGCCGCCCGCCGTCCGCCAGATGCCGACGTAGATGAAGATGCAGCCGATTCCGGCGACCACCGCCAGCGCACCGAGCACGACGCCGGCG
This is a stretch of genomic DNA from Mycolicibacter terrae. It encodes these proteins:
- a CDS encoding NINE protein, whose translation is MLADMTDPSWPPAGPPGGWQPYQPPPGYPPPYPGYPDMWAPYGRHPVTGQPYSDKSKVTAALLQLLGLFGFLGFGRMYLGQIGLGIFQLLIGVLATVTTYGIGIGVPIIWGIIEAILIFSGRVHDKQGRALRDGTR
- the pyk gene encoding pyruvate kinase, which codes for MNRRGKIVCTLGPATHSAEMVRALVDAGMDVARLNFSHGDHEDHQASYEWVRIASDATGRAVGVLADLQGPKIRLGRFADGPTYWATGETVRITVADCPGDHDRVSTTYKQLAADAAPGDRVLVDDGKVGLVVEHIDGDDVVCTVTEGGPVSNHKGMSLPGMKVSAPALSEKDIEDLEFALNLGVDMVALSFVRSPSDVELVHEVMDRVGRRVPVIAKLEKPEAIDDLEAVVLAFDAVMVARGDLGVELALEEVPLVQKRAIQMARENARPVIVATQMLESMIENFRPTRAEASDVANAVLDGADAVMLSGETAVGKYALEAVRTMSRIVCAVEENSTAAPPLTHVPRTKRGVISYAAREIGERLDAKALVAFTQSGDTVRRLARLHTPLPLLAFTALPEVRSQLAMTWGTETFIVPQMQSTDGMIRQVDKALLNLGRYQRGDLVIVVAGAPPGTVGSTNLIHVHRIGEDDV
- a CDS encoding acyl-CoA thioesterase II, translated to MPAEPNTDFDELLAVLDLKASDDDVFVGSHPSKTPLRTFGGQLMAQSFVAASRTVAEHLPPGALSVHFINGGDPARDIEFRVHRLRDERRFANRRVDALQGDTLVATAMVSYLSGGRGLEHGVEAPAVADPETLPRVREVLKGYEEVVPSFVNAPHPIEWRYDNDPAWVMRDKGERLAHNRVWMKADGVLPEDSVLHTALMVYSSDTTVLDSIITTHGLSWGFDRIFAASANHTLWFHRPVRFDDWVLYSTSSPVAADSRGLGTGHFFDRSGQLLATVTQEGVLKYFPSANR